The Flavobacteriales bacterium nucleotide sequence TCTTTTTGTGGTAGAGGGCACTGATTACTATGGTTGTAAAAGTATAGATTCTGTATGGGTATATGTTACTGAAGATTTCTTGGTTTTCCCAAACAATGTTATTACACCAGATCGCAACAATCAAAACGATTATTGGATTGTAAACAACATTGAAAATTATCCAGAAAACAAGGTATCTGTTTTTGACAGATGGGGAAGAGAAGTGTTTAGCACAAAACATTATCAAAACGATTGGGACGGCACAAACAAAAAAGGCCAATATTTGATGGATGGAACCTATTATTATGTAATAGAATTCGACAATTCAGATAAGGTATATAAAGGAGCGATAACCGTAGTAAATAATCAATAAAATATTAAAATTAAGAAAATGAAAACAAGACTTATAACACTCATATTTGTTGGTTTATCTACCTTTAGCATAGGTTTAGCCCAACAAACCGCTTTGGTCAATCATTACAACATCAACCGATTTTTGATAAATCCGGCAAATGCTGGAACCAACGGTAACAGTCTATTTATTTTAAACAGAAATCAGTGGGTGGATGTGGAAGGTGCACCCGAAACTTTTATTGGCACATTTGATGGCTCGGTGGGCAGCACCAACATAGCCTACGGTGTAACGGTAATGAACGATATTGTTAACATTGTTGGCAAAACCGGAGTTTTTGGAACATACGCCTATAAATTGCCAATCAAAGAATCCATGAGTCTTCGATTTGGCTTGTCTGTAGGTTTTGAGCAAAACAAACTGCTATTTGACCGAGTTAATGCACAAAATCCATTAGAAGTTACTTTGATAAACAACATTGAGCAGCAATCAAATTTTGATGCAAACAGCGGAATAGCGTTCAATGCAAAAAATCTAAACTTGGGCATTGCTGCCTATCAATTGTTCGCCAATCAAGATATGTTTTCAGATGAATTGCGACATGCCGATTACAGTTTCAGCTTTGTTAAACACTACACAGGCAGTGCCTCATATAAGTTCTTTTTAGAAGAAAACAAGCTTAGCCTCGACCCAACCGTGGTGGTTCGATTTGCAAAACAGGTAAATCCTCAAATGGATTATAATCTGTTGTTAAATTGGAAAGATATGGCATGGATTGGCGGTGGATACAGAACCGGATATGGTGCCAATTTTATGGCTGGTGGGGTTTTTGGAAGTCGCTTGTTGGGTAGCTACTCGTATGGACGGTCAATTGGTCCGATACAACGTTTAAGTGTCAATTCACATGAAATTATGTTGGGTTACAAATTTAACGGCATCGTTTCGCGAGATGGCGACAAGGACGGAGTAAGCGATGAATTGGATAAAGAACCCAACACTCCTGAAGGCTGCCCTGTGAATATTTATGGTATTGCATTGGATGATGATATTGACGGTGTGCCTAACTGCAAAGATTTAGAACTCGACACCCGTTTTGGAGCCCCAGTTGACGAAAATGGTATTGCCCTTGACGGAGACAAAGACGGAGTGATAGACCTTTTAGACCACGAGTTGAACACACCCGAAGGCTGCCCAGTTGACAAACTTGGGGTATCTACAGATACAGACCATGATGGTGTACCTGATTGCCGAGACAAACAAATAAACTCACCTTTTGGGGCAAAAGTGGATGCCGATGGTGTGGCCTTAGATAGTGACAATGATGGAGTGTATGACATTTATGATTTAGAACCACTTACGCCACATCAAAAACATATAAATTCTGCTGAACCGGTTGATGCCAGTCAATGTATTGTTGATGAACACGGTATTGCCAAAGACACAGACCTTGATGGAGTACCAGATTGCATTGATCTTGAAATGAACACTCCAAAAGGTGCAATGGTGGATGCTTATGGCCGTGCACTAGATACTGATGGAGATGGCTATCCAGATGGAATTGACCACGAGATAAACTCTCCAAAAGGGGCAAAAGTAGATAACTATGGTGTGGCACTTCCCAGTCCAAATATGCTTGATGACGATGGTGATGGAATACCTAACGCTATCGACCTTGAGCCAAATACGCCCAAAGGAACACCAGTTGATGACCAAGGCCGAGCACTAATCAATCCTGCAATGGTTAATAGGTTAGACATAAAAGATATGGATGACAATTCAACCGAATGGGATTATTACATGGTGGTTGGTGTGTTTCAATTTGAAAGCAACTTAAAAGGATACCGTGCCAAATTAGAAACAAAATATGGTGTAAAAACACAAGTGCTTCAAACCGAGGCCGGATATTATTATGTATGGACCAAAATTGTTGTTACCAAAGAACAGGCCTACGCAGAAAACGACAGGTTGTTGGCCACCAATCTTTCTGAGTATATTGTGGGCAACCCATGGCTTTGGAAAGAGCCAAAAAAGAAATGATGAAACAATACAAAACACTACAAAATTGATGCAAAGGCGAGGTTAATAACCTCGCCTTTTTTTTGCAACCTTGCGTAAGGTATATCGCATGGGTTAATTGATTTAAAGCTAAAAACCTATCTATAAAATTAATAAACTAAAAACCAAATTATTAACTTTGCCACCCTAATAAAAAAGACATGGCATTCGACATAAACCTCATCAAAGAAGTATATTCAAACATCGCCGAAAGAGTTACTGCTGCCCGCCACTTGGTTGGCCGACCATTGACCCTTAGCGAAAAAATACTTTACGCTCACCTGTGGGATAAACTGCCCGAAAAGGCTTTTGAACGAGGCAAGTCGTATGTTGACTTTGCCCCCGACCGCGTGGCCTGTCAAGACGCAACCGCTCAAATGGCTTTGCTACAATTTATGCAGGCCGGAAAAAAGAAAGTGGCAGTGCCAACCACTGTGCATTGCGACCACCTTATTCAGGCAAAAATTGGAGCAACCGAAGATTTGCAAGCGGCTTTAAATTCGAGTAACGAGGTTTTCAATTTCTTGGAATCTGTTTCTAACAAATACGGCATCGGTTTTTGGAAACCCGGAGCAGGAATTATTCATCAGGTTGTGTTGGAAAACTACGCTTTTCCGGGCGGTATGATGATTGGAACCGACTCTCACACGGTTAATGCCGGAGGTTTAGGCATGGTGGCAATAGGTGTTGGTGGTGCCGATGCGGTGGATGTGATGGCCGGAATGGCTTGGGAGCTAAAATTTCCAAAACTTATAGGTGTAAAACTTACCGGAAAACTGAGTGGTTGGACTTCACCTAAAGATGTGATTTTAAAAGTGGCTGGAATTCTTACTGTGAAAGGTGGCACAGGCTGCATTGTTGAATATTTTGGGGAAGGTGCAAAATCGTTGTCTTGTACCGGAAAAGGCACTATCTGCAACATGGGAGCCGAAATTGGGGCAACAACTTCCACCTTTGGGTATGATGAAAGTATGGAACGATACCTTCGAGCCACCGACCGAGCCGATGTGGCCGATGCCGCAAATCAGGTAAAAGAACATTTAACCGGAGATGTCGAAGTTTATGCCACCCCTGAACAATATTTCGACCAAGTGATTGAGATAAATTTATCCGAACTAAAACCACATTTGAATGGCCCTTTCACCCCCGACTTGGCAACTCCGGTTGGCGAAATGACCGAAAAAGCCATTGCCAACGGCTGGCCACTAAATGTTGAGTGGGGTTTGATTGGTTCTTGCACAAACTCTTCTTATGAAGATTTGTCGCGTGCAGCCTCTATTGCAAAACAAGCAATAGACAAAGGCTTGGTTACAAAAGCCGAATTCGGCATAAACCCGGGTTCAGAACAGGTTCGTTTTACCGCAGAGCGAGACGGCCTTTTAAAAATATTTGAAGATTTGAATGCCCGCATTTTTACCAATGCCTGTGGCCCGTGTATTGGCCAATGGGAACGTGCCGGAGCAGATAAAAAAGAGAAAAACACCATCGTTCACTCGTTCAACAGAAACTTTAGCAAACGTGCCGACGGAAACCCCAACACACATGCCTTTGTAACTTCACCAGAAATGGTGGCAGCCTTAGCCATTGCCGGAAAACTTGATTTTAATCCGATGACCGACAAATTGACAAACGCCAATGGTGAAGAAGTGATGTTGGATGAGCCAACCGGATGGGAATTACCTCCAAAAGGTTTTGACGTAAAAGACAACGGCTATTTAGAACCGATGGCCGATGGCTCGGGTGTGGAGGTAGTTGTTGCCCCTGACTCAAAACGATTGCAGTTGTTGGAACCATTTGCAGCTTGGGATGGAAAAAATATAAACGGAGCAAAACTTTTAATAAAGGTAAAAGGCAAATGCACCACCGATCATATTTCAATGGCCGGCCCGTGGTTGACCTATCGTGGACACTTAGATAATATTTCGAACAACTGTTTGATTGGGGCAGTAAATGCTTTCAACGACAAAACGGATGAGGTTTACAACCCTCTTAGTGGCAATTACGAAAGTGTTCCAAAAGTGGCACGAATGATTAAAGCCGCCGGAGAATACTCTGTCGTGGTGGGCGAAGAAAACTACGGCGAAGGCTCATCTCGGGAACATGCGGCCATGGAACCTCGACACTTGGCTGTACGTGCTGTTATTGTAAAGTCTTTTGCACGTATTCACGAAACAAACCTTAAAAAACAAGGTATGCTGGCGTTGACTTTTGCCAACCCCGCCGACTATGACAAAATACAGGAAAAAGACACGTTTGACATTGCCTTAAACGAATTTGCCCCCGGCAAACAAATGACTATCACTTTGCATCACACCGATGGAGCATCGGAAAGTTTTATGGTAAATCATACCTACAACGATTCTCAAATTGAATGGTTTAAAGCCGGTAGTGCATTGAATTTGATAAAACTGATGGAGAAGTAGGGAAATAGTTCATAGACTAATTTTCTGCTGATAATAGTTCTCACTTAGTTTTTACTTCTACCAAAAAATTCATTTTGTCATGGTACAAAATGAGGTAACTTTTCCATACATGGTCAAAGTTGTTTATCATTTTAATGAATTAAATTGGCATTTAATTAAAAACCAACATAATCAAAAAATTAACAACATGACAATCAAGCACTTACACAAAAAATTAACAAAATTTTACCGTGTATTTCCCAAATCCAAAAGGTATTTACGAGAGCATCAAAGATTTGGCAACAGACAAAAACTTTGTCATTACCCCAAGCTCAAGAACCTTTTCTTTGGATGAAAAATTGACGGTTGCAAGCCTTCAAAACGTTGTTAGCGATTTTTTAAAAGACATCTAATTAAAAAGACTTTGTAAAAATGGTCTAATTTTACAGCCAAAATTCAGAATTATGGGACTTAGAGAAATAATGCTTATTCTTCATTTCATTGGTTTGGCCATGGGTGTAGGAACCAGCTTTGCTATGTTATTTTCAAACATTTCATCAAAGAAAATGGATAAAACCACCGCCAATGATTTTATGCTAAAAATGGGTGGAGCGTTGAGCAAAATGGGGCTTATCGGCATCTTTATATTGATTGGATCCGGCTCCATTTTAATGATGGAGACCGCCGCTTGGAAAGGCGACCACTGGTTTTACACAAAACTTCTGTTAGTCTTAATTCTTACCGGTTTAGCTCACGTTATTCCTGCAAACATCAAAAAAGCCCAAAAAGGAGATGAAAAGGCATTGGCCAAAGCCGAAAAAATTGGTAAAATTTCATTTTCGCTGGCTCTGCTGATTATCATTTTGGCTGTAAGCATCTTTAAATAAGCATTTTGCAAACTCGACTTTTACTTCTTGCTCTCCCCCTTTTATTTTTGGTTGGATGCAAACATGGCAACCAGGAGAAACCTTTAAACCGTTTTTCCGACCCAAAACTTAAAAAAATATACCAGTTGCAAGATAAAAGGGATACAAAATCTTTGATTCCATTATTAATTGCCAAAAACCCTGCCCACCGAGAGGCGGCAGCCTTGGCCTTTGCATCGTTTAAAGATTCTACGGCAGCCGGATTTTTAAAACGGTCACTTTTGACGGATAGTGAATGGATTGTGCGTAGAGCAGCGGCCTATTCTATTGGCCAGCAATATGATTCGGCCAACGCCAATTTGCTTTTTGAAGCTTTAAAAATAGAACAAAATCCGGTGGTGATTGGCTATATTGTGGAGGCATTGGGCAAATCAGCTAATGAAAAAGCACTCGATTATATCTCTAAAATAAAATCGGACAACGAACAAATAAAACTGGGACAGGCAAAGGCACTATGTCGTGCAATATGGATGGGTAAAAAACCAACAACATTTGTACAAATTGGTATTTCGTTTTTTGAAAAAGAAACATCAAATGAGGCAAGGCTTTATGCTGCAACGGCTCTTTCGCGAATGCGAAAAGAAATTACACCCTCCGATTCAATAAAAATTAAAAACATACTAACCTCTGCTCAATTAGAACCCGAAACAGAAAGATTACTGAAAACGATTGTTGAACCTAAAAAAGCATCTGAAGAAATAACCTGGTTTGATTTTAAACGTCAATTGCCTGAGCTTCAAAAAAATCCATATAAACTGGCTAAATCGTTAAACGACTTGGTTACTAATTTGCCAAATCTTCGATATAAGGAAATGGCATTTAATCCACAATCAGCAGTGGCGGACACACTGTATAACTGGACATTCCACCACCGATATCAAATTGTGCGAACCACGGCTTGCGAATATTACATCAATCATTTTTTGATGAATGGCAACATTCCATCTACCCAATATTTAACCGAATGTATTGCCAGTCGTGATATGGCCTTGCAAAGTTTGGCCGTAAATCAAATTGCAAAAGATTCGTTGGCAGAATTTGCAGGTTTTTTAAAAAAATACCAAGATTCGCTTTCAATGCCCGCCCAAATAGAAACATTCATTGATTTTGAAAAAGCCATTTGCAAGCTCGAAAACAGAAAATACAAAGCCCCTAACCCAGCTCCAACCCACAAAATTGATTGGAACTATGTAAAGCAAATTCCCGATAGTCAGCGGGTTGAAATAAAAACTACAAAAGGAGATATTGAGCTTTTGCTTTTTGTAAACGATGCACCGGGAACGGTTTACAATTTCTTAAAAGCAGCAGAGGATGGTTTTTACAACGACAAGTTTTTTCATCGGGTTGTTCCGAATTTTGTCATTCAAGCCGGATGCCAGCGAGGTGACGGATGGGGCTCGCCCGACTGGACGCAACGCAGTGAATTTTCAAACTATTTGCACTATGAAACCGGCATGGTGGGAATGGCAAGTGCCGGAAATGACACCGAAGGTTTGCAATTTTTTATTACCCACAACCCTACCCCACTTTTAGAAGGAAGATACTCCATATTTGGAAAAGTAGTTAATGGAATGAACGTGGTAAACTCCATAGAGGTAGGTGATAAGATTTTAAGCATCAAAAAAATATAGATTTTGAAAAAAACAGTTGCATTACTTTTTTTTAGCCTTTCAACAATAGTTGCAATCTCCCAAACAAAATCTACCGACATGAAAGGAAAGTTTTATGCACATTGGGGATGGAATGAAGATTGGTACACAAAATCCGACATACGGTTGCATGGTTCGGATTATGATTTCACCCTTTATGATGTAAAGGCAAACGACAGGCAAACCCCTTTTTCGTGGGCTTCCTATTTTTTGATTAATCAAATTTCAATACCACAAACCAATCTTGATCTTGGTTATTATTTCAAAGAAAACTACAGCATTTCGGCAGGTTTCGACCACATGAAATATGTTATGCCGCAGGATCAAACCGTTGCAATAACAGGGAATATAAGCCGAGCTGGAAGCGAATATTCAGGCATATACAACAACGACAGCATCCAACTTACGCGGGAGTTTTTACGCTACGAACACACAAATGGTTTAAACTATGTCTTTCTTGAAATAAACCGACACGACCAATGGCTCAATCTGTTCAATTCAAATCTCAAAATTGGCACTTCAATGGGCATTAGCCCTGCTTTGCTGCGACCTCGAACCGATGTTTGGTTTTTAAGAACACACGGCCCCAATGTGTTTCACAATGCAGGATACGGCATTAATGCAAAACTCGGCTTGAATGTTATTCTTTGGAAACATTTTAATCTAACTACCGAAATTAAAGGTGGCTATATCAATATGCCCAACATTCGAGCCACGGCAGATAAAGAAGATTTAGCTCAACAACATTTTGGTTTTTTGCAGGCCAATTTTCTTATTGGCGGAACGTTTGACTTAATAAAACTTTTCAAATAGCAGGATGCGAATAGACCGGAAATCACTTCCGACCAGACATAATACAACCAATTTTCTATTTCATTTATCGGAAAAAATAAATAAGCCGAATTAGGTAGTTAATTTCGAGGCTTTGGAACTTCTCAAAGAAATATACTCCACCTTGATTCGCAATCCATTGCGTTCTTTTCTTACTGCTTTTGGAGTAAGTTGGGGCATTTTTATGCTCATTATTTGTTTGGGATTGGGCCAGGGTTTAGAAAACGGCGTTAGACAAATGTTCGCCGGTTTTTCGGGCAACAACATGTTTGTTTGGGGGCAATCCACCTCTTTGCCCTATGCCGGATTTACTGAAGGCAGGCGGGTTCAGCTAAAAATGGATGATGTTGATTTAATTAGGGCAAAAATAAAAGGCCTAAAAATTGTGGCACCCCGCACCCAGCTTGGAGGCTATGGCGAAGGCAACAACGTAAAATACAACAATGAATCGGGGGCATTTTCTATACACGGCGATATTCCGGATGTACGAAAAATATATATGTGGGAACAAATGCAGGGTAGGTTTATCAATGAAATTGACTACAAATATGCCCGCAAAGTATGCACCATTGGCAAACGCGTAAAAGAAGTTTTGTTTAAAGATGAAAACCCCATTGGCAAATACATTTCAGCCAACGGTATTTCGTTTATGGTGGTGGGTGTCCACAAATCGCCAAGTTCGGGTGAAATGGCTGAAAGAGACGAGCAACAAATCATTGTACCCATCAGCACCTATCAAAAGGCGTTTGATGGCTCCAACAACATAAACTGGATGGCCATACAGTGTGAAGACGATGTTAATTCTCAAAAAATTCAGGAAGAGATAATTAATTTGTTACGCCCAAAACACAAAGTGCATCCCGATGACCCAAGAGGCTTTGGCTCGTTTAACACCCAAGAACGATTTGGCCCTATGCAAATGACGTTTCTAACGGTGCGTGCATTGGCTTGGTTTGTGGGCATTATGACCCTTTTTGCTGGAATAATAGGTGTGAGCAACATCATGTTGGTAACGGTAAAAGAGCGAACAAAAGAAATTGGAATTAGAAGAGCCATTGGTGCAAGACCAAGAAACATTTTAATCCAAATTTTGTTGGAGGCAGTTGCCCTTACTTTTTTTGCCGGATATATTGGACTGATGGCCGGAATTTGGTTGGTAGAAATTTTGGGAAGATCTGGAGCAAGTGGTCAAATGTTCAAAAACCCAGAAGTGCCTTTTTATGTGGCGGTTACGGCCCTTTTTGTACTTATTTTTTCGGGTGCTATTGCCGGATTATTGCCTGCAAGTAAGGCATTAAAAATCAAACCTGTGGAGGCTTTGAGATATGAGTAAACCTATTTTGGAAGTCAAAATTCCACTCAACAAGACTTTAAAAAACTTTGGTTCGTTATTTGTAAGTAGCTTTGCAATTCACTTTTATTCGATGAACATAAAAAAATTCCTTTTCGTTTTGGCCTTCGCTGCTTTTATGTCGCAGAAATCTAAGGCTGAACTTATATACAATAATTTTATTTACGACTCACTTGTAGAAACCGTGATATTTGGGCAAAACACCTCGGTTTACAGCCCATTGGCCATTATGGAATTGGGCAAAACCAACGCCATGCGGTTGAAATTTGACAAACTAAAAGCCGATAATGAGTTCTACCAATACACCATTGTTCATTGCAGCCACGATTGGAAACCAAGCAATTTGCAAAAAACAGAATACATCGAAGGTTCGTTTATGGGTGATATTATGGATTTTGAATATTCAACAAATACCTTCCAACAATATGTTCAATACGAATTAATTTTCCCTACATTGGATATGCAGATAACCAAATCGGGCAACTATCTTTTAAAAATTTACCGCAATTTTGACGAAAATGATTTGGTGCTAACCCGCCGATTTATGGTTGTAGAAAGCGTGACATCTATAACCGGAACAGCCCGGCCAGCCACCAATGCTACCGACAGATTTAGTAAACAGGAAGTAGATTTTGAAATAAACTATGAAAATTTTGATTTGCAAAACCCCTTTACCAATATCAACACAGTAATTATTCAAAACAATAGTTGGAACAATTCTATCCAGAACTTGAAGCCTATGTTTATGAGTAACAATATGTTACAATTCAACTATGAAAATGAAAACGTGATGGTTGGCACCAACGAGTTCCGATATTTCGACATCCGTTCATTGCGTTCATTCAGCACCAATGTGGTTGATAAATACACTGATTCATTGAGAAATGCCGTGTTGAAAGGCGAAGAAATAAAAGCTCATCTGAATTATATCAAAACAATTGACTACAACGGAAAAAGAGTAATTCAAAACACCGATGGTCAAGATGCAACCGAAA carries:
- a CDS encoding peptidylprolyl isomerase, encoding MIPLLIAKNPAHREAAALAFASFKDSTAAGFLKRSLLTDSEWIVRRAAAYSIGQQYDSANANLLFEALKIEQNPVVIGYIVEALGKSANEKALDYISKIKSDNEQIKLGQAKALCRAIWMGKKPTTFVQIGISFFEKETSNEARLYAATALSRMRKEITPSDSIKIKNILTSAQLEPETERLLKTIVEPKKASEEITWFDFKRQLPELQKNPYKLAKSLNDLVTNLPNLRYKEMAFNPQSAVADTLYNWTFHHRYQIVRTTACEYYINHFLMNGNIPSTQYLTECIASRDMALQSLAVNQIAKDSLAEFAGFLKKYQDSLSMPAQIETFIDFEKAICKLENRKYKAPNPAPTHKIDWNYVKQIPDSQRVEIKTTKGDIELLLFVNDAPGTVYNFLKAAEDGFYNDKFFHRVVPNFVIQAGCQRGDGWGSPDWTQRSEFSNYLHYETGMVGMASAGNDTEGLQFFITHNPTPLLEGRYSIFGKVVNGMNVVNSIEVGDKILSIKKI
- a CDS encoding aconitate hydratase, which encodes MAFDINLIKEVYSNIAERVTAARHLVGRPLTLSEKILYAHLWDKLPEKAFERGKSYVDFAPDRVACQDATAQMALLQFMQAGKKKVAVPTTVHCDHLIQAKIGATEDLQAALNSSNEVFNFLESVSNKYGIGFWKPGAGIIHQVVLENYAFPGGMMIGTDSHTVNAGGLGMVAIGVGGADAVDVMAGMAWELKFPKLIGVKLTGKLSGWTSPKDVILKVAGILTVKGGTGCIVEYFGEGAKSLSCTGKGTICNMGAEIGATTSTFGYDESMERYLRATDRADVADAANQVKEHLTGDVEVYATPEQYFDQVIEINLSELKPHLNGPFTPDLATPVGEMTEKAIANGWPLNVEWGLIGSCTNSSYEDLSRAASIAKQAIDKGLVTKAEFGINPGSEQVRFTAERDGLLKIFEDLNARIFTNACGPCIGQWERAGADKKEKNTIVHSFNRNFSKRADGNPNTHAFVTSPEMVAALAIAGKLDFNPMTDKLTNANGEEVMLDEPTGWELPPKGFDVKDNGYLEPMADGSGVEVVVAPDSKRLQLLEPFAAWDGKNINGAKLLIKVKGKCTTDHISMAGPWLTYRGHLDNISNNCLIGAVNAFNDKTDEVYNPLSGNYESVPKVARMIKAAGEYSVVVGEENYGEGSSREHAAMEPRHLAVRAVIVKSFARIHETNLKKQGMLALTFANPADYDKIQEKDTFDIALNEFAPGKQMTITLHHTDGASESFMVNHTYNDSQIEWFKAGSALNLIKLMEK
- a CDS encoding DUF5103 domain-containing protein, with amino-acid sequence MSQKSKAELIYNNFIYDSLVETVIFGQNTSVYSPLAIMELGKTNAMRLKFDKLKADNEFYQYTIVHCSHDWKPSNLQKTEYIEGSFMGDIMDFEYSTNTFQQYVQYELIFPTLDMQITKSGNYLLKIYRNFDENDLVLTRRFMVVESVTSITGTARPATNATDRFSKQEVDFEINYENFDLQNPFTNINTVIIQNNSWNNSIQNLKPMFMSNNMLQFNYENENVMVGTNEFRYFDIRSLRSFSTNVVDKYTDSLRNAVLKGEEIKAHLNYIKTIDYNGKRVIQNTDGQDATENGDYVLVHFSLRSDNELNVGDVYVYGELSDWRLQDKFKMTYYPNEKIYYLAVKLKQSYYNYHFVTKDPETGKVTYDFTEGNHSETENDYTVLAYYYDNYYGYDRLIGYTTINTMTDRK
- a CDS encoding PorP/SprF family type IX secretion system membrane protein, whose translation is MKTRLITLIFVGLSTFSIGLAQQTALVNHYNINRFLINPANAGTNGNSLFILNRNQWVDVEGAPETFIGTFDGSVGSTNIAYGVTVMNDIVNIVGKTGVFGTYAYKLPIKESMSLRFGLSVGFEQNKLLFDRVNAQNPLEVTLINNIEQQSNFDANSGIAFNAKNLNLGIAAYQLFANQDMFSDELRHADYSFSFVKHYTGSASYKFFLEENKLSLDPTVVVRFAKQVNPQMDYNLLLNWKDMAWIGGGYRTGYGANFMAGGVFGSRLLGSYSYGRSIGPIQRLSVNSHEIMLGYKFNGIVSRDGDKDGVSDELDKEPNTPEGCPVNIYGIALDDDIDGVPNCKDLELDTRFGAPVDENGIALDGDKDGVIDLLDHELNTPEGCPVDKLGVSTDTDHDGVPDCRDKQINSPFGAKVDADGVALDSDNDGVYDIYDLEPLTPHQKHINSAEPVDASQCIVDEHGIAKDTDLDGVPDCIDLEMNTPKGAMVDAYGRALDTDGDGYPDGIDHEINSPKGAKVDNYGVALPSPNMLDDDGDGIPNAIDLEPNTPKGTPVDDQGRALINPAMVNRLDIKDMDDNSTEWDYYMVVGVFQFESNLKGYRAKLETKYGVKTQVLQTEAGYYYVWTKIVVTKEQAYAENDRLLATNLSEYIVGNPWLWKEPKKK
- a CDS encoding ABC transporter permease; this encodes MELLKEIYSTLIRNPLRSFLTAFGVSWGIFMLIICLGLGQGLENGVRQMFAGFSGNNMFVWGQSTSLPYAGFTEGRRVQLKMDDVDLIRAKIKGLKIVAPRTQLGGYGEGNNVKYNNESGAFSIHGDIPDVRKIYMWEQMQGRFINEIDYKYARKVCTIGKRVKEVLFKDENPIGKYISANGISFMVVGVHKSPSSGEMAERDEQQIIVPISTYQKAFDGSNNINWMAIQCEDDVNSQKIQEEIINLLRPKHKVHPDDPRGFGSFNTQERFGPMQMTFLTVRALAWFVGIMTLFAGIIGVSNIMLVTVKERTKEIGIRRAIGARPRNILIQILLEAVALTFFAGYIGLMAGIWLVEILGRSGASGQMFKNPEVPFYVAVTALFVLIFSGAIAGLLPASKALKIKPVEALRYE